The Calliphora vicina chromosome 3, idCalVici1.1, whole genome shotgun sequence genome contains a region encoding:
- the LOC135953643 gene encoding tax1-binding protein 3 homolog has protein sequence MAKMAFQHQAGTAMECLSIPITLHKEQDYDQEGREILKCGFKIGGGIDQDYKKSPQGYTDYGIYVTEVHDGSPAARAGLRIHDKILQCNGYDFTMVTHKKAVSYIRKHPVLNMLVARKGVTST, from the exons aTGGCTAAAATGGCATTTCAGCATCAGGCCGGCACGGCCATGGAGTGTTTGAGC ATTCCAATAACGCTACACAAAGAGCAGGATTACGATCAGGAGGGCAGAGAGATCTTAAAATGTGGGTTCAAAATTGGTGGAGGCATCGATCAAGATTATAAGAAAAGTCCACAAGGTTATACAGATTAt GGTATTTATGTCACTGAAGTTCATGATGGTAGCCCAGCTGCACGTGCAGGTTTGCGTATACACGATAAGATTTTACAGTGTAATGGCTATGATTTTACCATGGTCACTCATAAAAAGGCCGTAAGTTATATACGGAAACATCCAGTATTAAATATGTTGGTGGCTCGTAAGGGAGTAACCTCTACATAA
- the LOC135955137 gene encoding membrane protein BRI3 codes for MSQSTKELQPPSYEEAMYASTEAPEVGFKYPNPNIGVTQTSTPYIPQQQTQAQNVPIHGNPSAPPQPSHAAYQQVPSYGAFETTPVNVVIQPAANVPREIIVIGGCPACRIGILEDAYPCIGLLCAIVFFPVGILCCLAMKNKRCSNCGTEF; via the exons ATGTCTCAATCGACTAAAGAGCTTCAACCACCATCATACGAAGAGGCCATGTATGCTTCCACAGAGGCACCAGAAGTTG GCTTCAAATATCCCAATCCAAATATTGGTGTCACACAAACATCTACGCCTTATATTCCACAACAGCAGACTCAAGCCCAAAACGTACCAATACACGGAAATCCTAGTGCACCGCCACAACCTTCCCATGCTGCTTATCAGCAGGTACCTTCATATGGAGCATTTGAAACTACGCCGGTCAATGTTGTTATACAGCCAGCAGCTAATGTGCCTCGAGAAATCATTGTTATAGGTGGCTGTCCAGCCTGTCGCATTGGTATATTAGAAGATGCATATCCTTGCATTGGTTTACTTTGTGCTATTGTATTCTTTCCCGTGGGTATACTATGCTGTTTAGCTATGAAGAATAAACGTTGCTCCAATTGTGGCACCGAATTTTAA
- the LOC135953129 gene encoding uncharacterized protein LOC135953129, translated as MAPIIADNLIESGCEFVDNSNTTTSTAAQNSETFYSEVSSSAGNYSNDESVVVVEEEESVNEVNNFNVGDVKNECETESNGLFMPLPSKQMPWEAPGKQGLYDPQNEHEACGVGFIVAIDGKRSHKILRDAQTLSERMNHRGACACDNDTGDGAGVMASIPHGLYAKALSSQGIQLPELGNYATGIFYLDHQTHKEAEQEFNALATSLGVEVLSWRDVPSNTNAIGVVARKSEPFSRQVFVTRPAGMDDVTFKRKTFVLRKRASHELAKEGRRFYICSLSTKTIVYKGLFTSDQLWDYYTDLKNPEFETYLALVHTRFSTNTFPSWERAHPLRVLAHNGEINTLRGNVNLMKAREGVMKSELFGDELKKLYPVVEPNLSDSGSFDCVLEFLTQASDRTLPESVMTMVPEAWQNDKTMPQEKRDFYQWASCVMEPWDGPALISFTDGRYIGAVLDRNGLRPSRFYVTKENILVMASEVGVYDVDPSQVTLKSRLKPGRMLLVDTQEKKFIQDVELKTYIAKSRPHSEWLQQKITLDEIRNANVFNTDNANGIMESTTDPATHGMLDPRLSLYGYTNETVNMLLVPMFKNRKEALGSMGNDAPLACLSTFQPTPYEYFKQLFAQVTNPPIDPFREKVVMSMQCPIGPEGNLLQPSVEQVHRIWLHNPILSIPDTNLLKRNTHRGWKTKVLDITFQFQEGVQGYVDCIDRICREGEAAATTGYQLLILSDRNAGQNGKAPVSALLVLGALHHHLIETYQRMKVGIILETAEAREVHHICVLLGYGADAICPYLTFELARALRNDGVISPDVSDKQIYSAYAQAIDTGIAKVMAKMGISTLQSYKSAQIFEAVGLGSDIVHKCFRGTASRIGGVTLEIMAREGLERYQMTYCKVSADTRILRNPGQYHWRHGGEPHINEPASIASLQEAAVANNANAFEAFKASTLNSVKKCTLRGQMEFVSDRQKIDISEVEPASEIVKRFATGAMSFGSISLEAHQTLAITMNRIGGKSNTGEGGEDSDRYLNQDPENSRRSAIKQVASGRFGVTASYLANADDLQIKMAQGAKPGEGGELPGYKVTKEIAKTRHSVAGVGLISPPPHHDIYSIEDLAELIYDLKCSNPNARISVKLVSEVGVGVVASGVAKGKAEHIVISGHDGGTGASSWTGIKSAGLPWELGVAETHQVLVLNNLRSRVVLQADGQLRTGFDVAVAACLGADEFGFSTAPLIVMGCTMMRKCHLNTCPVGIATQDPVLRKKFTGKPEHVINFFFMLAEDIRKIMASLGIRKFQDLIGRTDLLRVSDKLSHKASTLDLSLLLQDALKLRPGTNILGGSVKQDFQLEKRSDNELISKVQAIFNGSEDNITLKMRINNEERAFGSTLSYHIACKYGEDGLPEGKSMDIYLEGSAGQSFCAFLAKGVNVTLKGDANDYVGKGLCGGTIVITPPETVPYESHLNVIVGNVCLYGATDGRAYFRGIAAERFCVRNSGVTAVVEGVGDHGCEYMTGGTVLILGLTGRNFAAGMSGGVAYVYDIDGSFKPKVNPEMVELLPLELPGDVALIKELLQDFIEKTGSKIAKEIMDNWAQEQGKFVKVFPYDYQRALKELEAEKEEQQNKTDVKAIENGKSNEPSIKDIEEAIQDVALEQKRADRILDKTRGFIKYKRENAPYRDSQERQKDWEEVYNFPHVRKNLKVQAARCMECGVPFCQSNSHGCPLGNIIPKWNDLVFHGDWKEALRQLLQTNNFPEFTGRVCPAPCEGACVLGISEPAVTIKNIECAIIDHAFEQGWIKPEIPEVRSGKRVAIVGSGPSGLAAAQQLNRAGHFVTVFERNDRVGGLLQYGIPTMKLSKDVVKRRVDLMADEGIEFRTNVHVGKDMQAETLLQEYDAVLLTTGSTWPRDLPLANRDLKGIHFAMEFLEAQQKKQLGGKKEIISAEGKDVIIIGGGDTGCDCIATSLRQGAKSITTFEILPEPPKSRANDNPWPQWPKVFRVDYGHEEVRVKWGNDPRQYCTTTKEFIGENGHIKAVKTVEVEWTKTATGGWSMKEVPGSEKHFNADLILLAMGFLGPEKTVPNELSLELDPRGNIKAINGNYGTSNPKVFAAGDCRRGQSLVVWAITEGRQAARQVDSYLSGRPSGLPGPGGIIDPTKNA; from the exons GTCTTCTCAGGGCATTCAATTGCCAGAACTTGGTAATTATGCCACTGGTATTTTTTATTTGGATCATCAAACTCACAAAGAGGCTGAGCAGGAGTTTAATGCATTAGCAACGTCTTTGGGAGTAGAGGTGTTGAGCTGGCGTGATGTGCCATCGAATACGAATGCCATCGGTGTGGTGGCTCGTAAATCGGAACCATTTTCACGTCAAGTATTTGTTACTCGTCCAGCTGGTATGGATGATGTGACTTTCAAGCGCAAGACATTCGTTTTGAGAAAACGTGCCAGCCACGAGTTGGCCAAAGAAGGTCGTCGTTTTTATATTTGTTCACTTTCCACCAAAACCATTGTCTATAAGGGTCTCTTTACATCCGATCAACTTTGGGATTACTATACCGATCTTAAGAATCCCGAATTCGAAACCTATTTGGCTTTGGTTCATACACGTTTCTCCACCAACACTTTCCCCTCGTGGGAGAGAGCTCATCCCTTGCGTGTTTTGGCTCACAATGGTGAAATCAATACACTGCGCGGTAACGTGAATCTAATGAAGGCTCGTGAAGGTGTCATGAAGAGCGAATTATTTGGTGATGAGTTGAAGAAACTCTATCCGGTGGTGGAACCCAATCTCTCCGATTCCGGTTCTTTTGATTGTGTTTTGGAGTTCTTAACTCAGGCTAGTGATCGTACATTGCCCGAATCAGTCATGACCATGGTGCCAGAAGCTTGGCAAAATGACAAAACTATGCCCCAAGAGAAACGTGATTTCTATCAATGGGCCTCGTGTGTCATGGAACCCTGGGATGGTCCTGCTCTAATTTCCTTCACTGATGGTCGCTATATTGGTGCCGTTTTGGATCGTAATGGTTTGCGTCCATCTCGTTTCTATGTCACCAAGGAGAATATTTTGGTTATGGCTTCCGAAGTTGGTGTCTATGATGTTGATCCCTCTCAAGTTACCTTGAAGAGTCGTTTGAAACCAGGCCGTATGTTATTGGTCGATACTCAAGAGAAGAAATTCATTCAAGATGTTGAGCTAAAGACTTATATTGCCAAATCTCGGCCTCATTCGGAGTGGTTGCAACAAAAG ATAACTTTGGATGAAATTCGCAATGCCAATGTCTTTAATACGGATAATGCCAATGGCATTATGGAATCGACAACTGATCCAGCTACTCATGGCATGTTGGATCCTCGGCTCTCACTGTATGGTTACACCAATGAGACGGTTAATATGTTGTTGGTGCCAATGTTCAAGAATAG AAAAGAGGCTCTTGGTTCTATGGGTAATGATGCTCCCTTGGCTTGTCTCTCAACATTCCAACCAACACCTTATGAATACTTCAAGCAATTGTTCGCCCAAGTTACCAATCCTCCCATCGATCCATTCCGCGAGAAGGTAGTCATGTCTATGCAGTGCCCCATTGGCCCGGAGGGCAATTTATTGCAGCCTTCTGTTGAACAAGTCCATCGCATTTGGTTGCACAATCCAATTTTGAGCATTCCAGATACAAATCTCTTGAAACGCAACACTCATCGTGGTTGGAAAACCAAGGTTTTGGACATAACATTCCAATTTCAAGAAGGCGTACAGGGATACGTTGACTGTATTGATCGCATTTGTCGTGAGGGTGAGGCGGCAGCCACTACTGGCTATCAACTCTTGATCTTGTCTGATCGCAATGCTGGCCAAAATGGCAAAGCTCCTGTATCAGCGCTCTTAGTTTTGGGTGCTCTACATCATCATCTCATTGAGACCTATCAACGCATGAAGGTTGGTATTATCCTCGAGACTGCTGAAGCTCGCGAAGTTCATCATATTTGCGTGCTATTGGGTTATGGTGCTGATGCCATTTGCCCCTACTTGACATTTGAATTGGCCCGAGCCTTGCGTAATGATGGTGTCATTAGCCCCGATGTCAGCGACAAGCAAATCTATTCAGCTTATGCTCAGGCTATTGATACTGGCATTGCAAAAGTTATGGCCAAAATGGGCATTAGTACTCTGCAATCGTACAAAAGTGCTCAAATATTTGAAGCCGTGGGTTTGGGTAGTGACATTGTTCACAAATGTTTCCGTGGCACCGCCTCACGCATTGGCGGTGTGACTTTGGAAATTATGGCTCGCGAAGGTCTGGAACGCTACCAAATGACTTATTGCAAAGTTTCAGCCGATACTCGTATACTGCGTAATCCTGGCCAATATCATTGGCGTCATGGTGGTGAACCCCACATCAACGAACCAGCTTCGATTGCTAGTCTTCAAGAAGCAGCTGTCGCTAACAATGCGAATGCATTTGAAGCCTTTAAGGCTTCCACTCTTAACAGTGTTAAGAAATGTACTCTAAGAGGTCAAATGGAATTTGTTAGTGATCGTCAAAAAATCGATATATCTGAAGTAGAACCAGCTAGTGAAATTGTGAAAAG ATTTGCTACTGGTGCCATGAGTTTCGGCAGTATCTCGCTGGAGGCTCATCAAACTTTGGCCATTACGATGAATCGTATAGGAGGCAAAAGTAATACCGGTGAGGGTGGCGAAGACTCAGATCGTTATTTAA ATCAAGATCCCGAAAATAGCCGTCGTTCTGCTATTAAACAAGTTGCTTCGGGTCGTTTTGGTGTTACCGCTTCATATTTGGCCAATGCCGATGATTTGCAAATTAAGATGGCTCAAGGTGCCAAACCAGGTGAAGGTGGCGAATTGCCTGGCTACAAAGTTACCAAAGAAATTGCAAAAACACGTCACTCAGTAGCTGGAGTTGGTCTCATTTCACCACCACCTCACCACGATATCTACTCAATTGAAGATTTGGCCGAACTTATTTATGATTTGAAATGTTCAAATCCCAATGCTCGCATTTCAGTGAAATTGGTATCTGAAGTAGGTGTGGGCGTGGTGGCATCTGGTGTTGCTAAG GGCAAAGCTGAACATATTGTTATTTCGGGTCATGATGGTGGTACTGGTGCTAGTTCCTGGACTGGCATTAAAAGTGCCGGTCTACCTTGGGAGTTGGGTGTGGCAGAAACTCATCAAGTTTTGGTTTTGAATAATCTACGTTCAAG AGTGGTTCTTCAAGCTGATGGTCAATTGCGTACCGGTTTCGATGTTGCTGTCGCTGCTTGTTTGGGTGCTGATGAATTTGGTTTCAGTACAGCTCCTTTGATTGTTATGG GCTGTACTATGATGCGTAAATGTCATTTGAACACTTGTCCAGTTGGTATTGCCACCCAGGACCCTGTGTTGCGTAAAAAGTTCACTGGAAAACCAGAGCACGTCATTAACTTCTTCTTTATGTTGGCCGAAGAT ATCCGTAAAATAATGGCCAGCTTGGGTATACGTAAATTCCAAGATCTTATTGGTCGCACGGACTTATTGCGTGTCTCTGATAAGCTTTCGCATAAGGCCAGCACTTTGGACTTGTCGTTGCTTTTACAAGATGCTCTGAAATTGCGTCCTGGAACGAATATCTTAGGCGGTTCTGTTAAACAAGACTTCCAATTGGAAAAACGTTCCGACAATGAACTCATTAGCAAAGTCCAAGCTATCTTTAATGGTTCTGAAGATAATATCACTCTTAAAATGCGCATAAATAATGAAGAAAGAGCTTTTGGTTCTACACTCAGCTATCATATTGCTTG caAATATGGTGAAGATGGTCTTCCTGAAGgcaaaagtatggatatttacTTGGAAGGTTCTGCTGGTCAGAGTTTCTGTGCTTTCTTGGCTAAGGGTGTTAATGTCACTTTGAAAGGTGATGCCAACGATTACGTGGGCAAAGGTTTATGCGGTGGCACCATTGTAATTACACCACCTGAAACTGTGCCCTACGAGTCCCATTTGAATGTGATTGTGGGCAATGTATGCTTGTATGGTGCCACAGATGGTCGCGCTTATTTCCGCGGCATTGCTGCTGAACGTTTCTGCGTACGTAACTCGGGTGTTACAGCTGTAGTTGAAGGTGTAGGTGATCATGGCTGTGAATACATGACTGGTGGTACTGTGCTTATTTTGGGTCTTACTGGCCGTAACTTTGCTGCTGGTATGTCTGGTGGTGTGGCTTATGTCTACGATATCGATGGCTCTTTCAAACCCAAAGTAAATCCCGAAATGGTAGAACTTTTGCCGCTGGAATTGCCCGGCGATGTGGCTTTAATCAAGGAACTCTTACAAGATTTCATTGAAAAGACAGGCTCTAAAATCGCCAAAGAAATTATGGATAATTGGGCTCAGGAACAAGGCAAATTTGTCAAAGTCTTCCCCTACGACTATCAACGAGCCCTTAAGGAACTTGAAGCCGAAAAAgaagaacaacaaaataaaaccgaTGTCAAGGCCATTGAGAATGGCAAAAGCAATGAACCCTCTATCAAGGATATCGAAGAAGCCATACAGGATGTGGCTTTGGAACAAAAGAGAGCTGATCGCATTTTAGACAAAACTCGTGGTTTCATTAAGTACAAGCGTGAAAATGCACCATATCGCGATTCTCAGGAGCGTCAAAAGGATTGGGAGGAAGTTTATAATTTCCCTCATGTTCGCAAAAATCTCAAAGTCCAAGCGGCTCGTTGTATGGAATGCGGTGTACCATTCTGTCAATCAAATTCCCATGGCTGTCCATTGGGCAACATTATTCCCAAATGGAATGATTTAGTATTCCATGGTGACTGGAAGGAAGCTCTACGCCAATTGTTGCAAACCAATAATTTCCCTGAATTTACGGGACGTGTTTGTCCAGCACCGTGCGAAGGTGCCTGTGTATTGGGTATTTCCGAACCAGCTGTTACCATTAAAAACATTGAATGTGCAATAATTGATCATGCTTTTGAACAGGGTTGGATTAAGCCCGAAATACCAGAGGTACGTAGTGGCAAACGTGTGGCCATTGTTGGTTCTGGTCCCTCGGGTCTGGCAGCCGCTCAACAGCTCAATCGTGCTGGACATTTCGTAACCGTTTTCGAACGCAATGATCGCGTTGGTGGCTTATTGCAATACGGTATTCCTACAATGAAACTGTCCAAGGATGTTGTCAAGAGACGTGTTGATTTGATGGCCGACGAAGGTATTGAATTCCGTACTAATGTTCATGTGGGCAAAGATATGCAGGCTGAAACCTTATTGCAAGA ATATGATGCTGTCTTGCTTACCACTGGATCCACTTGGCCACGTGATTTGCCACTGGCTAATCGTGACCTCAAGGGTATACATTTCGCTATGGAATTCTTGGAAGCTCAGCAAAAGAAACAATTGGGCGGTAAGAAGGAAATTATATCTGCCGAAGGAAAGGATGTCATCATTATTGGCGGTGGCGATACCGGCTGTGATTGTATAGCCACATCATTGCGTCAGGGAGCCAAGAGTATTacaacatttgaaattttgCCCGAACCACCCAAGAGCAGAGCCAATGATAATCCCTGGCCACAATGGCCCAAAGTATTCCg tgttGACTATGGTCATGAAGAGGTGCGTGTCAAATGGGGCAACGATCCTAGGCAATATTGTACTACAACCAAAGAATTTATTGGCGAAAATGGCCATATAAAGGCTGTTAAAACCGTTGAAGTCGAATGGACTAAAACAGCTACTGGTGGCTGGAGTATGAAAGAAGTTCCCGGCTCAGAAAAACATTTCAACGCTGATTTAATTCTGTTGGCAATGGGCTTTTTGGGTCCCGAAAAGACCGTACCCAATGAATTATCCTTGGAATTAGATCCCAGAGGCAACATTAAGGCCATCAATGGAAATTATGGTACCTCGAATCCTAAAGTATTTGCAGCTGgag ATTGTCGCCGTGGTCAATCTTTGGTAGTGTGGGCCATTACCGAAGGTCGTCAGGCTGCTCGTCAAGTTGACTCTTACCTTAGCGGCCGTCCTAGTGGTCTTCCCGGCCCTGGTGGCATTATAGATCCCACTAAAAATGCTTAA